A window from Vulpes vulpes isolate BD-2025 chromosome 9, VulVul3, whole genome shotgun sequence encodes these proteins:
- the STAB1 gene encoding stabilin-1 isoform X3 — MAGPRGLLLLCLMAFCLAGSHFTRGQKVRSRRCDVKTKFVTHLPCTVCPAIKRRMCPAGWLRELPEKILRDCSYEVQLGDSLMSMRGCSLECWKDVVEKACCPGYWGSQCYECPGGAETPCNGHGTCLDGIDGNGTCVCQQNFSGSACQECQDPKSFGPNCQSVCSCVHGVCSRGPLGDGSCLCFAGYTGPRCDQELPVCQALNCPQNSQCSAEAPACSCLPGHTQQGRECQAPNPCRPSPCSPLAQCSVSPTGQAQCRCPKNYYGDGMVCLPQDPCTINYGGCPRNSTLCLYQRPGKASCLCKPGLVSINHNASAGCFAYCFPDSCDRSATCQLTPDGKTSCVCKEGEVGDGRACYGHLLHEIQKAGQLGLVLLRLKVSLAMLDQGCREILSTSGPFTVLVPWLSSTSSRTMNVSFARQLCKQHIIAGQHVLEEPGSQQTRRWWTLAGQEITVTYNRFMQKYTYKYKEHPKQTFTIHKANYPAANGVFHLVTALQWQPPPDLPEDPKRTIGQILASTEAFSRFETILENCGLPSILDGPGPFTVFAPSNEAVDKLRDGRLIYLFTAGLSKLQELVKYHIYSHGQLTIEKLISKGRVLTMANQVLAVNISEEGRILLGPDGVPLRRVDVLAANGVIHMLEGILLPPTILPILPKHCSEEKHEMVAGSCVDCQALNTSTCPPNSIKLDIFPKECVYTHDPTGLNVLKKGCASYCNQTILKPGCCKGFFGPDCAQCPGGFSNPCYGKGNCSDGVQGNGACLCFPDYKGIACHICSNPNKHGDRCQEDCGCVHGLCDNRPGSGGVCQHGTCAPGFSGRFCNESTGNCGPSEQAQNCHPHARCISQGGIARCVCLDGFEGDGFSCTPSNPCSRPDRGGCSENAECVPGALGTHHCTCHKGWSGDGRVCVAIDECELDARGGCHADALCSYVGPGQSRCTCKLGFAGDGYVCSPIDPCRAGNGGCHDLATCRPVGGGQRVCTCPSGYGGDGFSCYGDIFRELEANAHFSVFYQWIKSAGLTLPTGSRVTALVPSESAIRRLSPADQAFWLQPRALPQLVRAHFLQGAFSEEELAQLGGQDVATLSPTTRWEIHNISGRVWVQNASVDVADLLATNGVLHVLSQVLLPLRGSVPQGQGLLQQLDLVPAFRLFRELLQHHKLVSQIEAATAYTIFVPTNRSLEAQGNSSSLDADTVRHHVILGEALSHEALQKGGHRNSLLGPAHWLVFYNHSGQPEVNHVLLEGPMLEAPGRSLFGLSGVLTVGSSRCLHSHAESLREKCVNCSRRFRCSQGFQLENTPKKSCIYRSGYSFSRGCSYTCAKKIQVPDCCPGFFGTLCEPCPGGQGGVCSGHGQCQDRLLGSGECRCHEGFHGTACEMCELGRYGPTCAGVCDCAHGLCQEGLQGDGSCVCNVGWQGPRCDQNITAPQCPMKCDPNANCVQDSAAAPACVCAAGYSGNGINCSEVDPCAHDHGGCSPHANCTKVAPGQRTCTCQDGYTGDGELCQEVNNCLIHHGGCHMHADCISTGPQQVSCSCREGYSGDGIRTCELLNPCSQNNGGCSPYAVCKSTGDGQRTCTCDAAHTVGDGFTCRARVGLELLRDRHASFFSLHLLEYKELKGDGPFTVFVPRADLMTNLSQDELARIRAHHQLVFRYHVVGCRQLSVQELLEEGYVTTLSGHPLRIHEREGSVYLNDFARVVSSDHEAVNGVLHFIDQVLLPPDVLHWEPDAAPVVRKNVTVAAESFGYKIFSGLVKMAGLLPLLQDASHRPLTMLWPTDAALQALPPDRQDWLYHEDHRDKLAAILRGHVIRNIEALASDLPNLGPLRTMHGTPISFSCSRARPGELTVGEEDAHIVQRHLLFEGGVAYGIDQLLEPPGLGARCDRFETRPLRLFCSICGLEPPCPEGSQEQGSPEACWRYYSKFWTSPPLHSLALRSIWARSSLWGQPQGLSRGCHRNCVTTTWKPSCCPGHYGSECRACPGGASIPCSGHGVCMDGMSGSGQCQCHSRFTGTACELCASGAFGPQCQACHCTSHGRCDEGLGGSGSCFCDEGWTGPSCEVQLKLQPVCAPPCAPQARCRADNSCECGLGYEGDGRTCTVVDLCRYWHGGCSQHASCSQVGTVVTCTCLPDYEGDGWSCRARDPCADGRRGGCSEHADCLSTGPNTRRCVCHAGYVGDGLQCMEEPEPPVDRCLGQPPPCHVDAVCTDLHFQEKQAGVFHLQAPGGRYGLNFSEAEAACVAQGAVLASLPQLSAAQKLGFHLCFLGWLANGSAAHPVVFPAADCGGGQVGVVSLGIRKNRSECWDAYCYREQDVACRCRHGFVGDGTSMCNGKLLDVLAATANFSTFYGMLLGYANATPRGLDFLDFLDDELTYKTLFVPVNEGFLDNMTLSGPDLELHASNTTFLSTNASQDTVLLAHSGLSLVFSAVGPDNSSWAPVAPGAVVVSHVVVWDIMAFNGIIHALARPLLAPLQPRAVVAPEAPPVMAGVGAVVAAGALLGLVAGAFYLRARGKATGFGFSTFQAEDDAEEDFSPWQEGTSPTLVSVPNPVFGSHDAFCEPFDDSLLEDDFPDTQRILAVK; from the exons GTGCGATCCAGGCGCTGCGACGTGAAGACCAAGTTTGTCACTCACCTCCCCTGCACCGTGTGTCCCGCTATCAAGAGGCGGATGTGCCCCGCAGGCTGGCTTCGGGAGTTACCTGAGAAGATACTGAGGGACTGCAG CTATGAGGTGCAGCTGGGAGACTCTTTGATGTCCATGAGAGGCTGCAGCCTGGAGTGCTGGAAGGATGTGGTGGAGAAGGCCTGCTGCCCCGGCTACTGGGGGTCCCAGTGCTATG AGTGCCCGGGGGGTGCTGAGACCCCGTGTAATGGCCATGGGACCTGCCTGGACGGCATAGATGGCAACGGGACCTGCGTGTGCCAG CAAAACTTCAGTGGCTCAGCCTGCCAGGAGTGCCAAGACCCCAAGAGTTTTGGGCCCAACTGCCAGTCAG TGTGCAGCTGTGTGCACGGCGTGTGCAGCCGTGGACCACTTGGGGATGGAAGCTGCCTGTGCTTTGCTGGATACACTGGACCCCGCTGTGACCAAG AGCTGCCAGTCTGCCAGGCCCTGAACTGTCCCCAGAACTCCCAGTGCTCCGCAGAGGCCCCCGCCTGCAGCTGCCTGCCTGGCCACACCCAGCAGGGCAGAGAGTGCCAAG CCCCTAACCCCTGCCGGCCGTCACCCTGCTCCCCATTGGCCCAGTGCTCGGTGAGCCCCACAGGGCAGGCACAGTGTCGCTGCCCCAAGAACTACTATGGTGATGGAATGGTGTGTCTGCCCCAGGACCCATGCACCATCAACTACGGTGGCTGCCCCCGCAACTCCACCTTGTGTCTGTACCAGAGACCGGGCAAG GCCTCCTGCTTGTGTAAGCCAGGCTTGGTCAGCATCAACCACAATGCCTCTGCGGGCTGCTTCGCCTACTGCTTCCCTGACTCCTGTGACCGGTCAGCCACCTGCCAGCTGACCCCTGATGGGAAGACCAG CTGTGTGTGCAAGGAGGGCGAGGTAGGGGACGGGCGTGCCTGCTATGGACACCTGCTACATGAGATACAGAAGGCCGGCCAGCTGGGCCTGGTGCTCCTGCGGCTGAAAGTCTCCCTGGCCATGCTGG ACCAAGGCTGCCGCGAGATCCTCAGCACGTCAGGCCCATTCACTGTGCTGGTGCCGTGGCTCTCGTCCACCTCCTCCAGGACCATGAAC GTATCCTTTGCCCGACAACTCTGTAAACAGCACATCATCGCAGGGCAGCATGTGCtggaggagccagggagccagcaGACACGCAGGTGGTGGACGCTGGCGGGCCAGGAGATCACGGTCACTTACAACCGCTTCATG CAGAAATACACCTACAAGTATAAAGAGCACCCCAAGCAGACATTCACCATCCATAAGGCCAACTACCCAGCAGCCAATGGCGTCTTCCACTTGGTCACCGCCCTGCAGTGGCAGCCCCCACCAGACCTCCCTGAGGACCCCAAA AGAACCATTGGCCAGATCCTTGCCTCTACGGAGGCCTTCAGCCGCTTCGAAACCATCCTGGAG AACTGCGGCCTGCCCTCCATCCTGGATGGGCCGGGGCCCTTCACAGTCTTCGCCCCAAGCAACGAGGCCGTGGACAAGTTGCGTGACGGCCGCCTGATTTACCTCTTCACAGCA GGTCTGTCCAAGCTGCAGGAGCTGGTGAAGTACCACATCTACAGCCATGGCCAG CTGACCATTGAGAAGCTCATCTCCAAGGGTCGGGTCCTTACCATGGCAAACCAGGTCCTGGCTGTGAATATCTCCGAGGAG GGGCGCATCCTGCTGGGACCCGACGGGGTTCCGCTACGGAGAGTGGATGTGCTGGCTGCCAATGGCGTGATCCACATGCTGGAAGGCATCTTGCTGCCCCCGACCATCCTGCCCATCCTGCCTAAGCACTGCAGTGAGGAGAAGCACGAGATGGTGGCG ggctcctgTGTGGACTGCCAAGCCCTGAACACTAGCACGTGCCCCCCCAACAGCATAAAGCTG GACATCTTCCCCAAGGAGTGTGTCTACACCCACGACCCTACTGGGCTCAACGTCCTGAAGAAAGGCTGTGCTAGCTACTGCAACCAGACCATCCTG AAACCTGGCTGCTGCAAAGGGTTTTTTGGGCCCGACTGTGCCCAGTGTCCTGGGGGCTTCTCCAACCCCTGCTATGGCAAAGGCAAC TGCAGTGATGGGGTCCAGGGCAATGGGGCCTGCCTCTGCTTCCCAGACTACAAGGGCATCGCCTGCCACATCTGCTCCAATCCAAACAAGCATGGAGACCGGTGCCAGGAAG ACTGTGGCTGTGTCCACGGTCTCTGTGACAACCGTCCGGGCAGCGGGGGGGTGTGCCAGCACGGCACATGTGCCCCAGGCTTCAGCGGCCGCTTCTGTAATGAGTCCACGGGAAACTGTGGGCCCTCGGAACAGGCCCAGAACTGCCACCCACACGCCCGCTGCATTAGCCAGGGGGGCATCGCCAG GTGTGTCTGTCTTGATGGCTTTGAGGGCGACGGCTTCTCCTGCACGCCCAGCAACCCCTGCTCCCGCCCAGACCGTGGTGGCTGCTCAGAAAAT GCCGAGTGTgtccccggggccctgggcaCCCACCACTGCACGTGCCACAAGGGCTGGAGCGGGGACGGCCGCGTCTGTGTGGCCATTGACGAGTGCGAGCTGGATGCAAGAGGCGGCTGTCACGCCGACGCCCTCTGCAGCTATGTGGGACCTGGGCAG AGCCGGTGCACCTGCAAGCTGGGGTTCGCAGGAGATGGCTACGTGTGCAGTCCTATTGACCCCTGCCGGGCAGGCAACGGTGGCTGCCACGACCTG gccacctGCCGGCCAGTGGGGGGAGGTCAGCGGGTCTGCACATGCCCCTCTGGCTATGGGGGTGATGGCTTCAGCTGCTATGGAGACATCTTCCGG GAGCTGGAGGCAAATGCCCACTTCTCCGTCTTCTACCAGTGGATCAAG AGTGCTGGCCTCACTCTCCCTACTGGCAGCCGAGTCACAGCCCTGGTGCCCTCTGAGTCTGCCATCCGTAGGCTGAGCCCCGCGGACCAGGCCTTCTGGCTGCAGCCAAGGGCGCTGCCACAACTGGTCAG GGCCCATTTCCTTCAGGGTGCCTTCTCTGAGGAGGAGCTGGCCCAGCTGGGTGGGCAGGATGTGGCCACCCTGAGCCCGACCACACGCTGGGAGATTCACAACATCAGTGGG AGGGTCTGGGTGCAGAACGCCAGCGTGGATGTGGCTGATCTCCTCGCCACCAACGGTGTCCTACACGTCCTCAGCCAG GTCTTGCTGCCGCTGCGGGGGAGCGTGCCGCAAGGCCAGGGGCTGCTGCAGCAGCTGGAcctggtgcctgccttccgcctcTTCCGGGAGCTGCTGCAG CACCACAAGCTTGTGTCCCAGATTGAGGCCGCCACGGCCTACACCATCTTCGTGCCCACAAACCGCTCTCTGGAGGCCCAGGGCAACAGCAGCAGCCTG GATGCAGACACCGTGCGACACCACGTGATCCTGGGGGAGGCACTCTCCCATGAAGCCCTGCAGAAGGGGGGACACCGCAACTCACTCCTGGGCCCTGCCCACTGGCTCGTCTTCTACAACCATAGTGGCCAG CCCGAGGTGAACCACGTGCTGCTAGAAGGCCCCATGCTGGAGGCCCCTGGGCGCTCACTGTTTGGCCTGTCGGGGGTCCTGACTGTGGGCTCAAGCCGCTGCCTGCACAGCCACGCAGAGTCCCTGCGG gagAAATGCGTAAACTGCTCCCGGAGATTCCGCTGCAGTCAGGGCTTCCAGTTGGAG AACACCCCCAAGAAGAGCTGTATCTACAGATCCGGCTACTCCTTCTCCCGGGGCTGCTCTTATACATGTGCCAAGAAGATCCAG GTGCCCGACTGCTGCCCCGGCTTCTTCGGCACACTGTGTGAGCCATGCCCGGGGGGTCAGGGGGGTGTGTGCTCGGGCCACGGGCAGTGCCAGGACCGGCTCCTGGGCAGTGGGGAGTGCCGCTGCCACGAGGGTTTCCACGGAACGGCCTGTGAGATGTGCGAGCTGGGCCGCTATGGGCCTACCTGTGCCGGAg TCTGTGACTGTGCCCACGGGCTGTGccaggaggggctgcagggggatGGCAGCTGTGTCTGTAACGTGGGCTGGCAGGGCCCCCGCTGTGACCAGA ACATCACTGCCCCTCAGTGCCCGATGAAGTGTGACCCCAATGCCAA CTGCGTACAGGACTCGGCTGCGGCCCCGGCCTGCGTGTGTGCCGCGGGGTACTCGGGCAACGGCATCAACTGCTCAG AGGTGGACCCTTGTGCTCATGACCATGGGGGCTGCTCCCCCCATGCCAACTGCACCAAGGTGGCACCAGGGCAGCGGACATGCACCTGCCAGGATGGCTACACAGGAGACGGGGAGCTATGCCAGG AAGTCAACAACTGTCTCATCCACCATGGGGGCTGCCACATGCACGCCGACTGTATCTCCACAGGCCCCCAGCAG GTCTCCTGCAGCTGCCGTGAGGGTTACAGTGGGGATGGCATCCGGACCTGTGAACTCCTGAACCCTTGCTCCCAG AATAATGGAGGCTGCAGTCCCTATGCTGTGTGCAAAAGCACAGGGGATGGCCAGAGGACGTGCACCTGTGATGCGGCCCACACCGTGGGTGATGGCTTCACCTGCCGTGCCCGTGTCGGCCTG GAGCTCCTTCGGGACAGGCATGCCTCATTCTTCAGCCTCCACCTCCTG GAATACAAGGAGCTCAAGGGTGATGGGCCTTTCACAGTTTTTGTGCCTCGTGCAGATCTAATGACCAACCTGTCCCAG GATGAGCTGGCCAGGATTCGCGCCCATCACCAGCTCGTGTTCCGCTACCACGTGGTGGGCTGCAGGCAGCTGAGCGTCCAGGAGCTGCTGGAGGAGGGCTATGTCACCACGCTGTCGGGGCACCCGCTGCGCATCCACGAGAGGGAG GGCAGTGTCTACCTCAATGACTTCGCGCGGGTGGTGAGCAGTGACCACGAGGCGGTGAACGGCGTCCTGCACTTCATCGACCAAGTCCTGCTGCCTCCTGACGTGCTACACTGGGAGCCAGACGCTGCCCCTGTCGTGCGG AAAAACGTCACCGTGGCCGCTGAGAGCTTCGGTTACAAGATCTTCAGCGGCCTGGTGAAG ATGGCTGGACTCTTGCCCCTGCTTCAGGATGCGTCCCATAGGCCCCTCACCATGCTGTGGCCCACAGACGCTGCCCTGCAAGCCCTGCCGCCTGACCGCCAGGACTGGCTGTACCATGAGGATCACCGGGACAAGCTGGCAGCCATTCTGCGGGGCCATGTGATTCGCAACATTGAG GCCTTGGCATCTGACCTGCCCAACCTGGGCCCACTCCGCACGATGCACGGGACCCCCATCTCCTTTTCCTGCAGCCGTGCCCGGCCG GGTGAGCTCACAGTGGGTGAGGAGGATGCCCACATCGTGCAGCGGCACCTGCTCTTTGAGGGTGGTGTGGCCTATGGCATCGATCAGCTGCTGGAGCCACCTGGCCTTGGTGCTCGCTGTGACCGCTTTGAGACTCGGCCGCTGCGGCTG TTCTGCAGCATTTGCGGGCTGGAGCCACCTTGTCCTGAGGGCTCACAGGAGCAG ggcagccCCGAGGCCTGCTGGCGATACTACTCAAAGTTCTGGACGTCCCCTCCACTGCACTCTTTGGCACTGCGCAGCATTTGGGCCCGGTCCAGCCTCTGGGGCCAGCCCCAAGGCCTGAGCAGGGGCTGTCACCGCAACTGCGTCACCACTACCTGGAAGCCCAGCTGCTGCCCTGGTCACTATGGCAGTGAGTGCCGAG CTTGCCCTGGTGGTGCCAGCATCCCCTGCAGTGGCCATGGTGTGTGCATGGATGGCATGAGTGGCAGTGGGCAGTGTCAGTGCCACTCAAGGTTTACAGGGACAGCATGTGAACTCTGTGCTTCGGGTGCCTTTGGGCCCCAGTGCCAAG CCTGCCACTGCACCTCCCATGGCCGCTGTGATGAGGGCCTTGGGGGCTCCGGCTCCTGCTTCTGTGATGAGGGCTGGACCGGGCCGAGCTGTGAGGTGCAGCTGA AGCTGCAGCCCGTGTGTGCCCCGCCCTGCGCACCCCAGGCCAGGTGCCGCGCAGACAACAGCTGCGAGTGCGGTCTGGGCTATGAAGGGGACGGTCGCACATGCACAG tgGTGGACCTGTGCCGGTACTGGCACGGCGGCTGCAGCCAGCACGCCAGCTGCAGCCAAGTAGGCACCGTGGTCACCTGCACCTGCCTGCCTGACTACGAGGGCGACGGCTGGAGCTGTCGGGCCCGTGACCCCTGTGCCGACGGCCGCCGAGGGGGCTGCAGTGAGCACGCGGACTGCTTGAGCACTGGCCCT AACACGCGGCGCTGTGTGTGCCATGCCGGCTACGTGGGTGACGGACTGCAGTGCATGGAAGAGCCGGAGCCGCCTGTGGACCGCTGCCTGGGCCAACCACCACCCTGTCACGTGGATGCTGTGTGCACTGACCTCCACTTCCAGG AGAAGCAGGCCGGTGTCTTCCACCTCCAGGCCCCCGGTGGTCGTTATGGCCTGAACTTCTCGGAGGCCGAGGCGGCATGTGTGGCCCAGGGAGCTGTTCTTGCTTCTCTTCCTCAGCTCTCGGCTGCCCAAAAG CTGGGCTTCCACCTGTGCTTCCTGGGCTGGCTGGCCAATGGCTCAGCTGCCCACCCGGTCGTCTTCCCTGCGGCAGACTGTGGTGGTGGTCAGGTAGGCGTCGTCAGCCTGGGCATCCGGAAGAACCGCTCGGAGTGCTGGGACGCCTATTGCTACCGCGAGCAAG ATGTGGCCTGCCGGTGCCGCCATGGTTTTGTGGGTGACGGGACAAGCATGTGCAACGGGAAGCTCCTGGATGTCCTGGCGGCCACAGCCAACTTCTCCACCTTCTATGGG ATGCTGCTGGGCTACGCCAATGCCACCCCTCGGGGCCTTGACTTCCTGGACTTTCTGGACGATGAGCTCACCTACAAGACACTCTTCGTTCCTGTCAACGAAGGCTTCCTCGACAACATG ACACTGAGTGGCCCGGACCTGGAGCTGCATGCCTCCAACACCACATTCCTGAGCACTAATGCCAGCCAGGATACTGTGCTCCTTGCCCACTCAGGCCTCAGCCTCGTCTTTAGTGCTGTAGGCCCTGACAACAGTTCCTGGGCCCCCGTG GCCCCAGGGGCAGTTGTGGTCAGCCATGTCGTCGTGTGGGACATCATGGCATTCAATGGCATCATCCATGCTCTGGCCAGGCCACTCTTGGCACCCCTGCAGCCT CGGGCGGTGGTAGCACCGGAGGCTCCACCTGTGATGGCAGGCGTGGGAGCCGTGGTAGCTGCTGGAGCACTGCTTGGCCTAGTGGCGGGAGCCTTCTACCTCCGTGCTCGAGGCAAGGCCACGGGCTTTGGCTTCTCTACCTTCCAG GCAGAAGATGATGCTGAGGAGGACTTCTCCCCCTGGCAGGAAGGGACCAGCCCAACCCTGGTCTCTGTCCCTAACCCAGTCTTTGGCAGCCACGATGCCTTTTGTGAGCCCTTTGAT GACTCACTCCTAGAGGACGACTTCCCCGACACTCAGAGGATCCTCGCGGTCAAGTGA